The sequence TCATGCAAACGTTATTAATATTTAAGCCTTGAAAATCCTGCCATCTACTAATCCCTTGTACATTAATAACATTGATAACAGGTGAACAGAAGAGCTTTGAAAGGAAACAGGTTGGTTTTTTCCTTACCCTGATTTCTGACtcagttttctttcactgttgAGAAACACTGTTTCTTCCTCCACTTGTTCTGTTACTACGTTATTTCCAAGTCTCTGCTGAGAATTTGCTTCCCATACGCCATTACTACCAACCACCTGCAACACGAGGGCATCTGCTTTTGTGATATTCCCATCCTCAGGAGTCAGACTGTCCAAAGGAGAACAGCCCCCACGTTCAGAAGATTTGTGAAGGGGAGCTTCTAGCTGAAATTCTGCTTGAGTGTCAAAAATCAATTCCTGCGCTACATCAGCTTCCCGTTCTTCACCAGAATGTCCAGACCCTGATTTTGGTGTCTCTAACCTGGCAGAAATTTCTTCAGGGGATTTGTCACTGACTTCATTTTGGCTCAAAACAATCCAGCCCTCATCTTGCCCACAGCTTTCTGGCGATCTCCTTTCATCATCCACATTTTGAGGCACAACAGAAGAACTTTCCTCTGCTAAGTTAACAGAGTCCCATTCAGTCCTCCAAACACAGCGGCCTTCCCTTTCATTTATTATGGAGATTGGCTGAAATGTATCCGAGGAGCCTGGTGAAAAGCCTTCATGAGATTCTGTTTGTTCAGCTACATTAACTTCTTGAAATGCAAAATCACTTCCTTTTGTTTCAAGGGTATCCCTCCTTGAAGGAGTATTTTCTTCCCCAGTAACAAGGACGTAATCCATCTCCGGTGAAGTTTGATCTCTGTGCACCTGCATCTGCATATCTTCCTTACCCTCTGTACTTTTCAGTTCAGGGCTCTCAGAGAAATTTCTTGGCTTATTCTCCCTACAAAGTGGGTCGGTGGCAGCTTctaaaaaaaaacaggcaaacagaAACTGTTTAGTTTTTACATTACTATTTTAGTCACCATGATTTCTTTAAACCAGTACAGAGAGCTAAAGCTTATTTCAGTTTGCTTTGACAGCCTCTGTTAATGTGTACTTGAACTTTataacatcatcatcatcattattattgttaAAGATTATACATTAACACTGTGATCATTCCTAAGGGACAAATGACTCAGTGTCCCATGTGCTAGGCCCTGTACAAACATCATAAATGATGTCACTGCTTCAATGTTTAAAAGCTCTAGATTAGTCTAGAAGGGTGATGTCAGAGGTCTTCCCAGAGCTCTGTACATCAGGGAGACACACAAACTTGAAACTTCACTCAAAGCCTCACCATGCAGCAGTAATAatcaaatatttccttctttctttgtcctGTGAAATTGCTCTGGAAAGAATGTAAGTTTTCTTACCATCAGGTGATCTTTTATCTCCACCTGGCGGTGAGTCGAGATCAGTTGTTTCTGCTTCGTGCTTGATGCCTTTCAAAATCTCAGAGGCTCCTGGAGCTACTTCAGACTCCAAGAGCGAAGGCACCAACACGTGATCTTCCTGAGTGCATCCTGTGGACGTGTCAGGCACCTGATCTTTGATTCTGTTGTCTTTGATCATTAGGGTGCCTTCTGCATCTTCCCAAGGAGTAAGCAgtggtaaaggcttttccaaataaACACTGTCACAAAACGGCTGCTGTAACGAGAGCTCATCCTTGGCACAATGTCTGCTGCTAGAGGGTGCGGTACCAAGAGATACATGGGAAGGTGGAGTGCACATCACTGGTGACTGATCACTAAGTGTTCCCTTAAACACAGGAGCATCATTTTCAGTTACATGTTTGGGTTCTTTTACTATGTCATCAATCAGCTGATTATTTGAATCAGATTCATGGTCTTCATTATCATCAGACAGAAAAGATCTGGGGAAGAATATATGCTTAGCACTTGATTCCCTTTCTGCTGCTTCATTGCCCACTACTATGCATGTGTTCATTCCATTGCATGTGCTTGACGGGGTATTAGTGACTGAAGTGTTACTGATGTTATGTTCTACCCCAGTTTCAAATCCATCGGTGTGTTCATCTGGTATTTCTAATTCGTCACCGGTTATTGCTGTACGGCCAAGACCAGAATATTTTCCAATTTCAGCCAAAGCACTCATTTCTTTTAAGCTTTGTTCTGGCATATCAGGTAGAGTAAAATCAGTGGGAATAAAATGCATTTGAGAGTTCACTGTTTGAGCTGAATCAAATGCTGTTTCTTGATGGCTTGCTGGAGTATCACCTTCTTGGAATATATATTTCGGATCTAAGGATGTTACTCCTAAAACTTCAGTGGGGATCATAAGTGAATCAATTTGCTCAGTAACAACTTTCCTTTCTATACCATATTCTTCCAAAATTGCAAATGCAGAAGGCTCCTGAGCATTAGGAGAGATAAGCTGATAGGATTTATTGGTCTTTCCTTGATCACAGTCCTGGGGACTGTCACTTTCAGATTGTGCCTCCAACTTCCGCATTAATAACTGATACTTTGAATCAAAATCTGCCTCTTTACTCATATCTGACAGTGTGCAAATCAGCTGACTATCTTTGTCTTCGGATTCCACCTCAGTCGGAGAAGATGGGAGAGAGGCATGCCTAGCATTGTACTCCTGGCACACATCTGGACTGCTTGATGCCTCTGAACTCCTGTCTTGGTCACAGTGACTTAATATATCAGGATTTTCGCTGTCTCCTTTCAAAGTGAAAAGCTGCTCAGCATTAGTCCACAGGTCAGGTTCCACTGAAAACAGCTGATTACTTTCTTGAGGGTTATCCTGTAAAATATCTGGGATAAGCGCAGTTTGGGGAACTAATATATTCCACCCTGGACTTGACTTCTCTGTCATTTCAAAAGATAAGTCTTCTACAGTAAAAGCACCTGATGGGGAGCTGTGCAATTCTAGTGTTTCACAGATATCCAGTTGTTGTTCTTGAGGAATGAGACTTGCATCTCCCTCACTGTCATTTGGTTGAGCAAGTAGTGTGTTTTCTTGAACTGGTGTATTTGACATACTTGGTTCACAATCTTCTGAGAAACGATTCTGTGGAGTCAGATGATCTCCCTCATCTGTGAGAGAAGGCAGCTTTTTCAAGCCGCCTCCTTCTTTGTCCAGAATGAAAGGATCAATTTGCTTGAACTGTACACTATCTTGATCTATTTGACTATCATGAATATTCCTAGGCAGTGCTagcctttcatttcctttttcactgCAGTACAGGAGGGGAGCCTGAATTCCTTCATTACTTGGGTCAGTGAAATGTGCATCTCCTTGCTCTTCATTTGGTATAGGTGGTCCCCAGGAGTCCTGCTTACTGTTTAACTGGTTTGCTACAGGAAGATTTGAAGCAAAACACTGATCTTCCACTGGCTTTTCTTCACAAGTTCGTGAATTCCACCATTCTGAACTGCCATCTGGAACACCAAATGTTTCTACTGTGGACCCTGGTTTGAATCTTGAATCAGCTTCCAATGACTTATTCCACAAATCTAAAGCTTTTGAAGAATATTCTTCGTTACCACCAACTGCAGAAGTCAGTGTAGTATCTTCACTCATTTGATGCAAACACGAGTCTTCTGTAGAACCTGTTTTTCTACCAAAAACAGTCTCTTGAGCTTTTCTCTGAAGCGTTTCCCAGCGGTCTGAATGTCCAGAAGCCTCATTAGGCTCAGTTATAGTTAAGTCATCCTTTGATATATTCCCAGCTTTAACTGTTTCAGGATTCTCATTTAAGATGCCTACCTGGACCTCCTCTTCCACCTTACGCTTCGCACGTAAATTCTCTTCATCTGTTTCAGGACTGGGTTCATTGGATTGTGCATAATCCTCTTCGATTTCAAACagcctgtgtttctttttctcgTATGTGGAATCTTCACTAATCACTGCTGGACACGCATCTGAATTCTCTGAATCCTCATTTATTTCGGGACTTGACAAAGAAGATACAGTATCATCATCTACATGGGCATTccaaaaatctaaatttttagGAACTTTGTGTTCAGTGCTTGTTTCAAGCCCTTCTTGAAATTCATTCccaaattcatttcttttatgAACCTCCTCAAGCTTTTTATCATTTGTAAAATCCCACATACCTCTACTCTCTTTGTGATGACTGGCAACTGGAAGGTCTCCCCATGCATTCACAGATGCATCACTTAAATCAGGACTTGTTCCACTTGAGTGTGTATAATCATTTATTGAATCACTCCACATACTATCTTCTTCCAAATAACTTTTGATCTGTATATCTTTAGAAACGCTACTTGTGGTGTTTGCCATTTCAAGGACTTCGCTTGCCTCAGGACTTGTTCCAGGAGAATGCAAATCTTCCCCTGGCTGTGAATTCCAAGCAGTTTGGGGAAAACTACCATGAAGTGTCATACACTTCTCTCCAAAAAGGTTATGAGCAGATTCTAAACTTTCAGGATTTTCAATTCTCCCAGCATCTGTGTCATGTGAAAATGAACTTTTAACTACAGACATATCTGTAACGTCAGGAACACTGACATACCCAGCAGAAGGACTCTTCTGAAATTCAATTTGTGGAGATGCATCAACGAAAGATTCTTCATGAGTGCCGCTCAGTTCTGGGCTATCTTCAGAAGACACTAACTCAGAATTATAAAGGCCTAAGTGATCAGGAACCACATCAGATAAGCTATCTTTCTCTTCTCCTAACACTTCTGCTGCTTCATTCGTTAAAGGAATTGATGTGGCTAAGTGAGAACCACTCTTCCCAGAGTCACTGCAGATGCCTATGTTTCCAGGCATTTTAGAAGATTTATCCTCATGATTATCACTACCCCTACCAGAACTTTCAGAGATGCTTTCCATCTCAGGACTTGGTGCATCATCTGTCACTGTAGCCTCCTTTTCACTTTTCTCAAAAAGTGGCTGTGATGTTTCACTATAACTGTAATTTTGTGGCCTGGAGTCATCAAAATGTTCGTAATTTCTATCTTCCTCAGAAGCACTTAAAGATTCTGCATTGTTCTGTAataattctttcctctcttcctgacTGACTAAATTACTGTCATTGGAAAATGACACATTCTCTTTGTTCAAAGCGTCCAAACTAACACTACTCCTCACTTTTTCTAGTGAGCTGGCAACTTCACCCATTgacctgttttcttctgaatctgCATTACATGAAGAGTCACTGTCACCTTGCTCTGGTTTGTTACAAATATCACTAATATTTTGCTGTCCATTTGTTTCATCTGTTCTCTTaaattcctcttttccttcctgagagATGGCGACGGTACTGTAGTTCTCCCTGTCTTCCTCATAGTCCTGCTCTGCCTGCAAACTCCATGAGTTTCGCTCCAGCACTGACTGCCGACTATCCAGCTTTTCATTATCATCAGCAGTGTTTTGTGCTCCTTCCTTACCCAGTATCTCACTTCCTAAGTCAAATGCTTTCAGGTTCAAATCGTTACCAGCACCTGAAGTTGCTGTAGGTGTGTCTGTGTCTTCTACAGGAACATTGCTCACTGTTTCTACGTTTTCAGATGTACATCTACTATTTAGTTCATTCTGTGGTGGTGACAAGTCATGCATTGTTTGATTGTGTACTGGTGTTACTCTTCTGTTTTGAGAGACAGAAAGGTTATTTTCACCAGTAagtttctcagctgaaaaatacTGATTAGCTGTTTGTTCTGAATTAAGTAAAGGTGTACCAGTGGCAGAAAGAGCAGTAATCTCAGAACTTCTTTCTTTTAATGGGGTTTCGTTATTTAAGGGTGTGCTCCAGGTGGCTGTGTTTCTGCAGCTTGAAAAAAGCATGTTTCCAGGGGATAATGGTTCCTTATCTGCTTTCTCAAATACTGTTGGTTCATCTAAATTTGGGTTCATGAATTTACCAGTAACTGCTTCTTTGTCCAAATCTTCgtcctcattttctctttcatctcCCACATACGTAGGTGATATATATGAATCAGATGTTGAATAATTGGTGTCTAGTGGAGAAACAACTAAATCTTCACCAATGTTTGATGAGCTAAGGTCTGAGCATTTATATGCCAAGAAGGTATCTTCCCATGGCACCACTACTTTCGTTACTTCTTTCCTGATATTTTTATCATATAAATTCCAGGTCTCTATGTTTTCAAATTGTTTTGGTCTATGTTTAGAGTCAActaatacctttttttcctctgtttgtaaCTTGAAATTGTTTTGCATATTGTTGATACTAAGATTTTTATTTCCAGATGTTCCATATTCTTCTCTTGAATAGTATCTCTCTTTATCCCAGGCTTCTGGAGGCACCTGAATAGGTGGGTTTTCAGTCTCCTTGTCCGCTGTCATTTCTGAAGAATCTGACAAGCTAGTTTTTGATACGGCCCATTCCTCAGGATTATtcgctgattttttttctctgtccagtTTGGGCATGTTCCACATATTTTCTGAAGATTTAGCAATATCATCTGCATCAAACTTAGTCCAGACTTCATAAGAGTCTCCAGCCAGTTGACCACCTTTCCCTTCACCAGCACACCACACATCTGATACCACAGGTATTGGCTGACTTGCCCTCCATGGGTCAGTAAAGTTCTCCAGTTCTTGCTCTGCCTTCTCAGAAGAAGCAGTTTGCAAACACGAACGCTCAGTCTTTTTCTCTTCGTTCTCTAGGTGATGATTATCCTGTTTAAATTGGCCATCCCACAGACCTGCTCTTGTGTATTCCATTTGCTTTGGCGGTCTCTGCAGGAACACAGAATCTGAGGCTCTTCTTTCAATATGTTCCCGTAACAATGGACTTGCTTTACAATCTTTCCATAAGACAGGGCTCTGAAATACAGATTCCTGCTCGCTTGAACTCCAAGTATCAGCATTTCTGGACTCTAGGTCAAAGCCATCCCACCAGCTCCCATACCTAACACGAGACTGAGAATAGTTTGTGCTAtccatttcattaatttttttaaatacatcttgtGGGAAAAATAAAGGCTGCCCATTATCTAATGGTGAAGTTTCCACAAGACTGTTCATAGGAGTTGGTGGAATTCTTGAATCAGCAGATTTCAGCATTTCAGGTGAAGAATCACCCTCAACTAAATCAATCAAGCTTGTAGTTTTCTCACATATATCTCCTGGATTCTCATCAAATTCAGCTAAATTGTCTTCCTCATTTGTTGTCATTAGTAAGTCAGTTGAATAATTTGCTATGTCATTTTCTAGTAGGTTTGCCTCATTGAGTTCTTTTTGCACAGTGGGTGGTTGTCCTTCTGATGAATCACTATTAAGGAAAAAGTCATCTGCTGGGGAACAGTCAACAGAACGAGAAGACGATTCAGATGGAGCTGTAACCACAGGTGCTAGGTCAAAATTGAAAAGATCAAAGTTATTGCTATTGTTTCTAGACTGAGGTTTTTGTTCTTCTGCTATTGTACCTTCAGGAATAGGGCTATAGGAATCAAAACCAGGCAGAAGACTGTGATGGGAAGCAGCACCTTCTGCGATAGGGCTATCATCACTAAGAAAAACAGAGCTCTCCTTGGAAGATCGGCTGCTTCTAATAGTGGCCAATCCACTGTCTGGACTCACAAGGTCCACATTAACGTCAACATGGGCTGGTATAGATCCATTGAGATCTTGAGGATTTTCTACAAAATTGGCAGAACTGGGTTGTGGTTCTACATCAGAACCATACAACTCCATAATACCAGAAGATCCTTGTGAAAGTGGAGCACTCCCAGCAACAGCTTCAGTAGAAGAAGTTCTACTGTTTGATACCATTTCTGGTTGTCTTCTATTTATAACTTCCTTAACTATAAGAAAGACTTGATCACAGGTCACCAGACAATTTTCTTGATGATATATGAGAATTTGGTCACATCCACATTCTAGAGGATCCAGCTCCAAACAAGGATTCTGACATTCTTCCAACTCGCAGCAGATCTGTTGAAAAACAGCATGTTTCAAAAGCCACTGCAATCGTGGGTACAACGGCACAGTACTATCTACTTCACTGTGTAACAGCCACGACTATCTGTTCTGGTTTAACTATTTCTTGGCCATTTTGCTGTAGTAGTCTTCTTATTAACTCTAAACAGATGAAGTATTACAATTCAGGATCAAAATATGTATTATAGGATTAGCAAGCATATTTACATGAAATTATACCATTTGACTTGCAAGTTCACTTTTCATCAGTAAATCAAAATCTAAAGAAGTGTTTAGTTGTTGCCATAAGAAATCTGAATCAAATACACAAAGCGTACCAAAGGAAACAAGTGTTTCTAGAAGGTGATAATTAGATTCATGAAATAGATTTGTACTGACCCTGAAAGCAATGAGGTCATTCAGGTATCCATCCCTAAAATCAGAAGTACTTAAGACTGAGAAAAAGCTACAGGAAGTTGCCACAGTGGTGGTTTCTTCCACTGGGGGATGAgtgtaatgaaaaaaatgcacCTGTCTTTGGATAAGCTAAAATCACAGTAATAATTTGGCTTCATTTCAGAGCATAAATTCTTTAGAGATGAACATACACATATAAGTGTTCTGGTCATCACCTTTTATAATGTGTTTGTTCATGACTCACTGTCAAAGTCTCATTGGTGACACTGCATTAGTGACATGACTGTGTCAAAGTTACAATACAAAACCAAGTcaaaacaagtggaaaaaaagatcTAGTTTAGCTAaattgaaagttttcttttttctctttctacatTTCTTGTGACCATTTGCTCTTTCTGTTAGACTCTCTGAAATAATCATTAATATCTGaactttttattttgcatcatGTAAATAATACAGCCATTTCAAATAGCTACTCATCTGCCAGCCAACTGTAGCTACTTATCAGCTCCACTTAATTATACAACACATTGTCATAtactattttaaagaataattttttttcagaaaagatatcATTTGATTCTTCTTCCAGGTACTTACTTGATTGCCTAGCTCTAAGTTTTCTGTATATACTGCTATTTGCCGTTTGGTTTGCTCTTCATCTGACAAATAGTTGGCCAAAATGACAAGTACATCAAACGCATATTTATCTATGAATGCTTTCAGATCACCAACAAGACTCCTGTGTACCATGCAGTCCTGAAAAATGGCAAGAAATTagatattaaaagaaatgttgatatattttccttgctcttttcatCCAGGTCTACGGTGAAAATAGCTAGAAATGTTAAGACACATCAATGGCTGTAACTAATAAGAGGATTCCTTTCATTTGTCAAAactgtcaaacaaacaaaaacaaacaaacaagatccAGTCTCACAGTGCGGTAATGGGCACTTATTtataaaaaatgctaaaataataaACGTGGGCTTTGCCTTCTTGAAGCTCTATTGCAGAAATGAAATACTTACCTGTTCCTGCTGTTTGCTTTTGCAAGGCTGCTTAAAAGTGACATACTGCTGCAATTTCTTGAATAAAAACccttttttgttagaaaaataaaaataattaataaaatttgttaatattttaaaataattatattaaaattatatttttaaggcAAAATCAGGCACTCAAAAGGAGAGTGCAGGTGCAAACTGAAATAGCACCCCTTCACATGTGCACTATGTCACATGACTGTATACATTTTTCTATTAATTATTTACTTCCTTTAGATCTCATCCTATGCTCTTTGAATTCTGTGCAACTCTTGCCAAAACAATAATCTCCAAAAATAAGGACACAGTGAGGCAAACtagttttaaaatctctttgtatCAGATACGGCTATTTTCATCCAATAAAAAATGCACAGAATGAATGTAAACACTGTGTTCATTGTTCCTATTCTCATTTACACTTTGATCGGGGCAATACAGAATCATTTAGATTTTGCAACATAAACCATGCACTGCTCTTTCTGATCTAGGGGCATAATGCACAAAGTACAAATCTCTCTCTTTAGTCCTCTGTCCCGACAACTGCCACTGAAATAAGGAACACAGTCTCAGAATTTTATTCTTATGTTTCTGCTATTGATATTTGAGATAATTTATTGTCGTCCTCTAACTAAGCATAATCTCATATGCTCTAATAGCTTTTCTGACGCTGCCAAGCTACGCTGGCCCTGAATAAACAGCAGTTCGTCATGAATACAACACAACTGTATATGCAGATTGGCATTTTATCCCCCCACATCTGTCTCCTACCTGATAAATTACTGTTTTGGTTACATATATACAAATACTATTTATTAATCTGCTCAAATGTGTCCACAAAACATGTTCCCTCCCTGTGAGttaaacttcaaaagaaaatctttgtCAAATGTTTTGAAATTATAAAGATTCTTTTTCTAGATCAGATATGAAGTTCCCCTTTGATGTCTGCATAGTACTTAACACTGAGTTTTATGTGAGTTTCATGCAGAGTGCTGCGTAAACAAAAGTCAGCTGTCATTTCGCTGGTGGACATTCATATGTGAAATCTGAACAGGGAGTTGCGGTGAGAAATTATAAGAATGTCCAAACAGGTAATACTTTTCTGAAGGTTCACGCACTGGCAGTATTTAAAAAAGTATCAAAATGTGGCTGAGCATACAGAAGTGATTGCAGTTACCCAGGCCTAAAAGCTATTGGGATAGTCACAACATATTGGAGTAAAAAACGTGAACTAAAACAGATTCCAAACCATCTGAAAATCCTGACAGCTCCTCATCTCAGCTGTCCACTCACAGCCAATTCAAGCAAAATGGGTGGTCAAGGGGAAGGATGTGGTCCAAGCAAGGATCTAGTCTGCAAAGTGTTTTACAGCTGTCCATAATGTAAATAAATGGTAATTCTAAAAAATGTCCCAGCTCTAAAGTTACGTGATGCTTTAGTTTCTATATTGCACTAAGTTTGTATCAGCTTGTATCAGGAATTAGAAAATTTCTATTAAAATCACCTAACTGAACTGGAAGCCTAATGAAAGTGACAGTGACTGCAGGAATTTCTGTCTTCATACCAGCCAGCATTTGGCATTCACAAAGCAGTAGGTTGGGAAGTGCAGATAATCTTACTTCCTGTAGTATTTTGAAGCAGAACCTCTTAATCTGCCCCACATAGGTAGGGAAGACTCCCCTGCAACAAGCACTGCCAACTGGACAGTCACTATATGCATGCAGGGCAACAGGAGGCATATTTCTAGGAATTAAGGCCAAGAACTGCCAAAGCAGTCACAGAACAAGACAAGGAACTGATCAGAACAAGACGCAACATTCATGTGCTAGCAGCCGCTTGGCAGTGTGGAATGGTTAACGCAGCAAGACTGCGGCACCTTTCAGTGTGGCACCAAAGGCCATACGATCAAAAGTCAGCTCTCTCAGTCAGAGCtggaaataaataagtaaaacgGCCATGGTAACAATTCTGAAGGTGCTGAAGCCTGAATTTGCATTATGTCCTACTGTCTGCTAACTTACATCGTACAGTCAAGAGAAACGCTGGAAAAGCGATGCAGCAGTAGGTGTCCCATTAGGTTGCTGCTTAAGTGGGGAAGCTGTCAAATATAAATCCTCACTGGAGCAGCTGGACTGAAGAGCTTCACACTGGATCACGCTAATACAAACACTAATAGGTCTGTACTACCTACATCATCACCTGATCCAGCTACCTGAGGCTCTCTGCATTTCTTGCACGCTCTCGATCTTACTGTTATCATGCACAGTGTGCATTATCTCTTCTTGGGGTTCTCCGCAGGTTGAAGACTCAGAAAAGCACAGAGATTAACACAGAGCATGCTACCAGTCCCTCTCCATCGGGTGCCAAGACATACAAGGAGACTAGTATTGcactgcatgttctttttctcctctggggACAAACAAGATGCTCAGCTGAATGGGACTATTTCTAGCCAAGACGTTAAGGGCACGTGTTATGCGATATTAACCGTCCTAAACAGCATACAATTAGAATAAGTATTACATGGCATTTAATTTTGACTTGAGAAAACAATGGCTAGAGCCATTCAGATGTGAAAGTCTGGAAATCTGGCACATCTGAAAGCGGAAGGGAATCTTTGTTTCATCTCATCCTCAAGTGGTACCTGAAATCTGTGCAGACTTCTGACAAGGCTCTAGCATGAACACA comes from Struthio camelus isolate bStrCam1 chromosome Z, bStrCam1.hap1, whole genome shotgun sequence and encodes:
- the LOC104152058 gene encoding protein prune homolog 2 isoform X4 produces the protein MEEFLQRARAQLNRSKCLEKVHVVLGNKSCDLDSLISALAYAYFLDKVSPPDVLCLPVLNIRRRDFSYFTETRFILEELNIPESFHIFRDEINLHQLNAEGKLSLTLVNSNTLTSEDKSLESAVVKVINPDEQCDGSLELQASSSSLVVKEILQEAPELITQQLAYLLRGSILFRCMSLEPERITEQQEKVLSILEEKFPDLPPREEIISVLQETQFNPQGISIEEVMLKDLKELSDGEIKVAISTVYMTLEDCMVHRSLVGDLKAFIDKYAFDVLVILANYLSDEEQTKRQIAVYTENLELGNQICCELEECQNPCLELDPLECGCDQILIYHQENCLVTCDQVFLIVKEVINRRQPEMVSNSRTSSTEAVAGSAPLSQGSSGIMELYGSDVEPQPSSANFVENPQDLNGSIPAHVDVNVDLVSPDSGLATIRSSRSSKESSVFLSDDSPIAEGAASHHSLLPGFDSYSPIPEGTIAEEQKPQSRNNSNNFDLFNFDLAPVVTAPSESSSRSVDCSPADDFFLNSDSSEGQPPTVQKELNEANLLENDIANYSTDLLMTTNEEDNLAEFDENPGDICEKTTSLIDLVEGDSSPEMLKSADSRIPPTPMNSLVETSPLDNGQPLFFPQDVFKKINEMDSTNYSQSRVRYGSWWDGFDLESRNADTWSSSEQESVFQSPVLWKDCKASPLLREHIERRASDSVFLQRPPKQMEYTRAGLWDGQFKQDNHHLENEEKKTERSCLQTASSEKAEQELENFTDPWRASQPIPVVSDVWCAGEGKGGQLAGDSYEVWTKFDADDIAKSSENMWNMPKLDREKKSANNPEEWAVSKTSLSDSSEMTADKETENPPIQVPPEAWDKERYYSREEYGTSGNKNLSINNMQNNFKLQTEEKKVLVDSKHRPKQFENIETWNLYDKNIRKEVTKVVVPWEDTFLAYKCSDLSSSNIGEDLVVSPLDTNYSTSDSYISPTYVGDERENEDEDLDKEAVTGKFMNPNLDEPTVFEKADKEPLSPGNMLFSSCRNTATWSTPLNNETPLKERSSEITALSATGTPLLNSEQTANQYFSAEKLTGENNLSVSQNRRVTPVHNQTMHDLSPPQNELNSRCTSENVETVSNVPVEDTDTPTATSGAGNDLNLKAFDLGSEILGKEGAQNTADDNEKLDSRQSVLERNSWSLQAEQDYEEDRENYSTVAISQEGKEEFKRTDETNGQQNISDICNKPEQGDSDSSCNADSEENRSMGEVASSLEKVRSSVSLDALNKENVSFSNDSNLVSQEERKELLQNNAESLSASEEDRNYEHFDDSRPQNYSYSETSQPLFEKSEKEATVTDDAPSPEMESISESSGRGSDNHEDKSSKMPGNIGICSDSGKSGSHLATSIPLTNEAAEVLGEEKDSLSDVVPDHLGLYNSELVSSEDSPELSGTHEESFVDASPQIEFQKSPSAGYVSVPDVTDMSVVKSSFSHDTDAGRIENPESLESAHNLFGEKCMTLHGSFPQTAWNSQPGEDLHSPGTSPEASEVLEMANTTSSVSKDIQIKSYLEEDSMWSDSINDYTHSSGTSPDLSDASVNAWGDLPVASHHKESRGMWDFTNDKKLEEVHKRNEFGNEFQEGLETSTEHKVPKNLDFWNAHVDDDTVSSLSSPEINEDSENSDACPAVISEDSTYEKKKHRLFEIEEDYAQSNEPSPETDEENLRAKRKVEEEVQVGILNENPETVKAGNISKDDLTITEPNEASGHSDRWETLQRKAQETVFGRKTGSTEDSCLHQMSEDTTLTSAVGGNEEYSSKALDLWNKSLEADSRFKPGSTVETFGVPDGSSEWWNSRTCEEKPVEDQCFASNLPVANQLNSKQDSWGPPIPNEEQGDAHFTDPSNEGIQAPLLYCSEKGNERLALPRNIHDSQIDQDSVQFKQIDPFILDKEGGGLKKLPSLTDEGDHLTPQNRFSEDCEPSMSNTPVQENTLLAQPNDSEGDASLIPQEQQLDICETLELHSSPSGAFTVEDLSFEMTEKSSPGWNILVPQTALIPDILQDNPQESNQLFSVEPDLWTNAEQLFTLKGDSENPDILSHCDQDRSSEASSSPDVCQEYNARHASLPSSPTEVESEDKDSQLICTLSDMSKEADFDSKYQLLMRKLEAQSESDSPQDCDQGKTNKSYQLISPNAQEPSAFAILEEYGIERKVVTEQIDSLMIPTEVLGVTSLDPKYIFQEGDTPASHQETAFDSAQTVNSQMHFIPTDFTLPDMPEQSLKEMSALAEIGKYSGLGRTAITGDELEIPDEHTDGFETGVEHNISNTSVTNTPSSTCNGMNTCIVVGNEAAERESSAKHIFFPRSFLSDDNEDHESDSNNQLIDDIVKEPKHVTENDAPVFKGTLSDQSPVMCTPPSHVSLGTAPSSSRHCAKDELSLQQPFCDSVYLEKPLPLLTPWEDAEGTLMIKDNRIKDQVPDTSTGCTQEDHVLVPSLLESEVAPGASEILKGIKHEAETTDLDSPPGGDKRSPDEAATDPLCRENKPRNFSESPELKSTEGKEDMQMQVHRDQTSPEMDYVLVTGEENTPSRRDTLETKGSDFAFQEVNVAEQTESHEGFSPGSSDTFQPISIINEREGRCVWRTEWDSVNLAEESSSVVPQNVDDERRSPESCGQDEGWIVLSQNEVSDKSPEEISARLETPKSGSGHSGEEREADVAQELIFDTQAEFQLEAPLHKSSERGGCSPLDSLTPEDGNITKADALVLQVVGSNGVWEANSQQRLGNNVVTEQVEEETVFLNSERKLSQKSGLVPENVGMDIPFAEGVLSPRSTEVRPEPPNSLDLNGSHPRRIKLTAPNINLSLDQSEGSVLSDENLDTPDEIDINVDDLDTPDEADSFEYAGQEDQTAIKDASQEESESIPEYTAEEEREDNRLWRTVVIGEQEQRIDMKVIEPYKKVISHGGYYGDGLNAIIVFAACFLPDSSRTDYNYVMENLFLYVISTLELMVAEDYMIVYLNGATPRRRMPGLGWMKKCYQMIDRRLRKNLKSFIIVHPSWFIRTILAVTRPFISSKFSSKIQYVSTLAELREMIPMEYVHIPESIVNIDMRLK